Proteins found in one Vallitalea guaymasensis genomic segment:
- a CDS encoding helix-turn-helix domain-containing protein: MVSISRIKELRKLLNLTQESFSKKINISQSNLSNIENGTIMLTDRVKNTIFKEFNVNPDWFETGQGNAFNDITEELINRLSIENSLDDIDKNIICNFINLNDNKRKQVLGYMHRLLEKSS; encoded by the coding sequence GTGGTCTCTATTTCACGAATTAAAGAACTTAGAAAATTGTTAAATTTAACTCAAGAATCTTTTTCTAAGAAAATTAACATTAGTCAATCAAATTTATCCAATATTGAAAATGGTACCATAATGTTAACTGATAGAGTTAAAAATACTATATTCAAAGAATTTAATGTAAATCCTGATTGGTTTGAAACAGGACAAGGTAATGCATTTAATGATATTACCGAAGAACTCATCAATAGACTATCCATTGAAAATTCTCTTGATGATATTGATAAAAACATAATATGTAATTTTATTAATTTGAATGATAATAAACGCAAGCAAGTTCTTGGCTACATGCATCGCCTCTTAGAAAAGAGTAGTTAA
- a CDS encoding helix-turn-helix domain-containing protein, which translates to MQSRIKELRKLLKLNQIDFAKRINMSRSNLANIENGTVMLTTRVKNTIIKEFNVNENWFTTGEGIIFNDITDRLIDELAMQNSLDEIDKQTIRYFLQLTDSQRKQVLGYIHRLLEEN; encoded by the coding sequence ATGCAATCACGTATAAAGGAACTTAGAAAGTTGCTTAAACTAAATCAAATAGACTTCGCCAAAAGAATTAATATGAGCCGCTCTAACCTAGCTAATATTGAGAATGGTACTGTTATGTTAACAACTCGAGTTAAGAATACCATTATTAAAGAATTTAATGTAAACGAAAATTGGTTTACTACTGGTGAAGGTATTATTTTTAATGATATAACTGATAGGCTTATTGACGAGCTTGCTATGCAAAATTCTCTTGACGAAATTGATAAGCAAACAATTAGATACTTTCTTCAGTTAACTGACAGTCAACGAAAACAAGTTCTTGGTTATATTCACCGATTGTTAGAAGAAAATTAG
- a CDS encoding DUF3658 domain-containing protein — protein sequence MIEVCFSDSEKGCLKVAQKEGKGLGNNSKDVVAIFGLDMLEIKSGVVSKKRKKLLFDMFKSPFDDIKNFDIWWEKYVKDLNILIDSAQRGEDIRIWYSNAPCSICGLYFVMAQIENFQCRVTGIKLPAIVQNDNGKIIEYLSWGELRAEKFCEFLHLESEISQIERQLMVAKWRKLEDENATLRVVINGKLTSVPSDFYDYYIRKEIPDDQFIMGHLIGNVLGKYQFGIGDDWIAKRIENMISRGELHVVKDNELGYRRILKK from the coding sequence ATGATTGAAGTTTGTTTTAGTGATTCAGAAAAGGGTTGTTTGAAGGTAGCGCAAAAAGAGGGCAAAGGATTAGGTAATAATTCAAAGGATGTTGTTGCAATTTTTGGTCTTGATATGCTAGAAATTAAATCAGGAGTAGTAAGTAAAAAGCGTAAAAAGTTGCTTTTTGATATGTTTAAATCTCCTTTTGATGATATTAAAAACTTTGATATTTGGTGGGAGAAGTATGTAAAAGATTTAAATATATTAATCGACAGTGCGCAAAGGGGTGAGGATATCCGTATTTGGTACAGTAATGCACCTTGTTCTATCTGTGGATTATACTTTGTGATGGCTCAAATAGAGAATTTTCAATGCAGGGTAACGGGTATTAAACTTCCCGCTATTGTGCAAAATGATAACGGTAAGATTATAGAATATTTGAGTTGGGGAGAATTAAGAGCAGAAAAGTTTTGTGAATTTCTTCATCTCGAATCTGAAATATCACAAATTGAACGTCAATTAATGGTGGCAAAATGGAGAAAATTAGAAGATGAAAATGCTACTCTTAGAGTTGTTATAAACGGAAAACTAACAAGTGTACCGAGTGACTTCTACGATTATTATATCCGTAAAGAAATTCCAGATGATCAGTTTATAATGGGACACCTTATAGGGAATGTACTTGGCAAATATCAATTTGGTATTGGTGATGATTGGATTGCTAAGCGCATAGAAAACATGATTTCAAGAGGAGAGTTACATGTAGTAAAGGATAATGAGCTAGGGTATAGAAGAATTTTAAAAAAGTGA
- a CDS encoding HDIG domain-containing metalloprotein, whose amino-acid sequence MNRNEALELLKDHVKSEQLYRHSLAVEAAMIAYAKHFGEDVELWGNLGLLHDIDFEKYPEEHPQMAPKLLEPAGVDQDFIDAVLSHGLDEKEMRTNTIRKALSAVDQMSSFIIAIALMRPTRLEGLKAKSVKKKMKDKAFAKAIDRAYLEETREDLGVEFAEHVDIIVKGLINQEERLNAEGASLL is encoded by the coding sequence ATGAATAGGAATGAAGCTTTAGAATTATTAAAAGATCATGTAAAGTCAGAACAACTATACCGTCATAGTTTGGCTGTTGAAGCAGCTATGATTGCTTATGCAAAACATTTTGGAGAAGATGTAGAACTTTGGGGGAATTTAGGGCTTCTTCATGATATTGATTTTGAAAAATATCCAGAAGAACATCCCCAAATGGCTCCTAAACTCCTAGAACCAGCAGGTGTGGATCAAGATTTTATTGATGCTGTATTATCACATGGATTAGATGAAAAGGAGATGCGTACGAATACTATACGTAAGGCGTTAAGTGCTGTTGATCAGATGTCTAGCTTTATTATTGCTATAGCACTTATGCGTCCAACGCGCCTAGAAGGTTTAAAGGCAAAGTCAGTTAAGAAAAAAATGAAGGATAAAGCTTTTGCAAAAGCTATAGATCGTGCGTATCTTGAAGAAACAAGGGAAGATCTGGGAGTTGAATTTGCTGAACATGTAGATATTATAGTTAAGGGTTTAATCAATCAAGAAGAAAGATTAAATGCTGAAGGAGCTAGTTTACTGTGA
- a CDS encoding MarR family winged helix-turn-helix transcriptional regulator, translated as MSNPKHLILRRLGSLTRTIHAIVESEFNKYGLKRGQFIYIIRICENPGINQMTLSNILKVDKTRTAKSIKKLVENEFITKERDKNDARSFLLYPTDKGQEVYKKIIKEENRQIDICFKGFNDSEKEIISVLLSKMTNNLEEDWKNLKR; from the coding sequence ATGAGTAATCCAAAGCATCTTATACTTAGAAGATTAGGATCTTTAACTAGAACGATACATGCTATAGTAGAGTCAGAATTTAATAAATATGGATTAAAAAGAGGTCAATTCATTTATATCATCAGAATTTGTGAAAATCCAGGTATTAATCAAATGACTCTTTCCAATATATTAAAAGTTGATAAAACAAGAACTGCTAAGAGTATAAAAAAATTAGTAGAGAATGAATTTATTACAAAAGAAAGAGATAAAAATGATGCTAGATCTTTTTTGCTTTATCCAACTGATAAGGGGCAAGAAGTCTATAAAAAAATCATTAAAGAAGAAAATAGGCAGATAGATATTTGTTTTAAGGGATTTAATGATTCGGAAAAAGAAATAATATCTGTTCTTCTTTCTAAAATGACTAATAATCTAGAAGAAGATTGGAAAAATCTTAAAAGGTAG
- a CDS encoding threonine aldolase family protein translates to MYSFKDDYSEGAHYKILEALVSTNLVQEDGYSMDSHCKRAIELLKEATDDYSIDVHFISGGTQTNLLTISSCLRPHEACISAKTGHIATHEAGAIEATGHKIITIENSQGKLSPDSIQHVLKKYSFEYAVKPRVVYISNPTELGTIYTKEELKTLYKFCKSNGLLLYLDGARLSSALVVPEAHLSLKDINKYTDAFFFGGTKNGALLGEALIFSNDDFKLDFRYMLKQKGAMLAKGRILGIQFETLLEENLYLDIAKHGRNLAQKVQSNLKAIGFKLLVESPTNQIFPIFSNNMIENLRKDFAFHTWSFIDQENSCIRLVFSWATPIEKVDEFLNRVNQLKEKGL, encoded by the coding sequence ATGTATAGTTTTAAAGATGATTACAGTGAAGGCGCACATTATAAAATTTTAGAAGCCTTAGTATCAACTAATCTTGTACAAGAAGACGGATATAGTATGGATTCTCATTGTAAAAGAGCAATAGAACTTTTAAAAGAAGCTACAGATGATTATTCTATTGATGTGCATTTTATTTCAGGTGGGACACAAACCAATCTTTTGACTATAAGCTCTTGTCTTAGACCTCATGAAGCATGCATATCAGCTAAAACTGGTCATATAGCTACTCATGAAGCAGGAGCAATAGAAGCCACTGGACATAAGATAATTACTATAGAAAATTCACAAGGTAAATTATCACCAGATTCAATCCAACATGTATTAAAGAAATATAGTTTCGAATATGCAGTAAAGCCTAGGGTAGTTTATATTTCTAATCCTACTGAGCTTGGAACAATTTATACAAAAGAGGAATTAAAGACGCTTTATAAATTTTGTAAATCAAATGGACTTTTACTTTATTTAGATGGGGCTAGACTTTCTTCTGCATTAGTTGTACCAGAAGCACATCTTTCACTTAAGGATATAAATAAGTACACAGATGCCTTCTTTTTTGGTGGTACAAAAAATGGTGCCCTTTTAGGAGAAGCACTTATATTTTCAAATGATGATTTTAAATTGGATTTTAGATATATGCTTAAGCAAAAAGGTGCTATGCTGGCTAAGGGACGAATACTTGGAATTCAATTTGAAACGCTTTTAGAAGAGAATTTATATTTAGATATAGCAAAACATGGGAGAAACTTAGCTCAAAAAGTGCAATCAAATCTTAAAGCTATAGGATTTAAGTTATTAGTAGAATCACCAACAAATCAGATATTTCCTATATTTTCTAATAATATGATTGAAAATTTGAGAAAAGATTTTGCTTTTCATACTTGGTCTTTTATAGATCAGGAAAATAGTTGTATTCGTTTAGTTTTTTCTTGGGCTACACCTATAGAAAAAGTAGATGAATTCTTAAATAGAGTAAACCAATTAAAGGAGAAAGGCTTATAA
- a CDS encoding helix-turn-helix transcriptional regulator: MKWLEKMNNAIDYIEDNITSDNDYIHLARTTGCSLYHFQRMFSFILDNISEEEGL, encoded by the coding sequence ATGAAATGGTTAGAAAAAATGAATAATGCAATAGACTATATTGAAGACAATATTACTAGTGATAATGATTATATTCATTTAGCTAGAACTACTGGCTGTTCCTTATATCATTTTCAAAGGATGTTTTCCTTTATTTTAGATAATATATCAGAAGAAGAAGGCCTATGA
- a CDS encoding TrkH family potassium uptake protein, translated as MKKMVIHSGDIGKLILLVSLFLIIPLLVLPFYPENVKYIPAFLIPALISAIFGIFICAVTQSSNNDEAFTTKRGSVTVLFIWLYSFFIGALPFVLGGQLTFVQALFESVSGWTTTGLSTMDVREVPKIYLFYRSFMQYCGGLGFVMVMVMLIQGKQAMSLYSAEGHSDQLVPNLGRTARTIFLMYMTYLLIGTSVYVIFGMSVFDAVNHAMCALSTGGFSTQYDSIGAYDSIAIEAVTIFLMIIGTTNFAVLLLLSKRKFKRLAKVSEVRFLFVLLFITVPFVAGSLASGLYISIAKGFRLSVFNIVSALSTSGFSTMSYVQWPAFSIGMMILLMIIGGGIGSTAGGLKLTRVYLMYRITRENIKKRLSASRTVSNPYFYRAQGKTFIDKSLESDTVGFIFLYIVIFVIGSLLITLTASCSLSDAMFEFASSLGTVGLSIGLTGPTTNNMTLFIEMIGMLLGRLEIFIVIIGINSSIKQAFNLCNNKNTCCKK; from the coding sequence ATGAAAAAAATGGTTATTCATTCTGGAGATATTGGTAAGTTAATATTATTAGTTAGTTTATTCCTCATAATACCTTTATTAGTACTACCATTTTATCCGGAAAATGTGAAATATATTCCAGCATTTCTTATACCAGCCTTAATCTCTGCTATTTTCGGGATATTTATTTGTGCAGTGACACAAAGTTCCAATAATGATGAGGCATTTACAACAAAAAGAGGTAGTGTTACTGTCTTGTTTATTTGGCTCTATAGTTTTTTTATTGGAGCATTACCATTTGTATTAGGTGGACAACTGACTTTTGTACAAGCTTTATTTGAATCAGTAAGTGGTTGGACAACAACTGGATTATCTACAATGGATGTTAGAGAAGTACCAAAAATATATTTATTTTACAGAAGCTTTATGCAATATTGTGGTGGTCTTGGATTTGTAATGGTGATGGTAATGTTAATTCAAGGAAAACAGGCAATGAGTTTGTATAGTGCAGAAGGTCATTCAGATCAATTAGTACCTAATCTTGGAAGAACAGCAAGAACTATTTTTTTAATGTATATGACATACCTCTTAATAGGAACCAGTGTCTATGTTATCTTTGGAATGTCAGTATTTGATGCTGTAAATCATGCCATGTGTGCACTGTCCACAGGAGGGTTTTCTACACAATATGATAGCATTGGGGCATATGACAGTATTGCAATCGAAGCTGTTACTATATTTCTAATGATTATTGGAACGACTAATTTTGCAGTATTATTATTACTTTCAAAAAGAAAATTTAAGCGACTGGCAAAGGTAAGTGAAGTTAGATTTTTGTTTGTTCTTCTTTTCATAACAGTTCCGTTTGTTGCAGGGTCACTTGCTTCTGGCCTTTATATTAGTATTGCTAAAGGATTTAGATTATCAGTGTTTAATATTGTATCAGCACTATCAACAAGTGGGTTTTCAACTATGTCTTATGTACAATGGCCTGCATTTAGCATTGGAATGATGATACTGCTTATGATAATTGGTGGAGGAATAGGATCAACAGCAGGTGGTTTGAAATTGACCAGAGTATATTTAATGTACCGTATAACGAGAGAAAACATAAAAAAAAGATTATCAGCATCAAGAACAGTAAGCAACCCATATTTTTATCGAGCTCAAGGAAAGACTTTTATTGATAAATCTTTGGAGTCGGATACGGTTGGATTTATATTTCTTTATATTGTTATATTTGTTATTGGTTCACTATTAATAACTTTGACCGCATCTTGTTCCTTGAGTGATGCAATGTTTGAGTTTGCCTCATCACTCGGTACAGTTGGACTTTCTATTGGATTAACAGGACCTACAACGAACAATATGACACTTTTTATTGAAATGATAGGAATGTTATTAGGTAGATTAGAAATCTTTATAGTAATAATAGGTATTAATTCGAGCATAAAACAAGCATTTAACTTATGTAATAATAAGAATACTTGTTGTAAAAAATAA
- a CDS encoding potassium channel family protein: MKNKVLLIGGFHKATALANSLINRGYSVTIINENYADCMSLAENNQLKVIHGDGSKPYVLDDAEAYENEIAIALTQHDEDNLVICQLCKKKFGIKKTVSLVNDPKKTDFFHKMGIDSVVCAINTITGIIEQQAFMDEMATVLPIGQGNISIAEVPILQSAPSVGKKIWEIDLPKEVIIGCILRGESSMVPRGDTRLLSGDILVLISSKENHISAIRELTGR, encoded by the coding sequence ATGAAAAATAAAGTATTACTAATAGGTGGATTCCATAAAGCAACAGCTTTAGCAAATTCACTCATTAACAGAGGATATTCCGTAACAATTATAAATGAGAATTATGCAGATTGTATGAGTCTTGCTGAAAACAATCAGTTAAAAGTAATTCATGGGGATGGTTCGAAACCATATGTATTAGATGATGCGGAAGCATATGAAAATGAAATAGCAATAGCACTCACACAGCATGATGAAGATAATCTTGTAATCTGCCAATTATGTAAGAAAAAATTTGGGATTAAGAAAACAGTATCATTAGTGAATGATCCCAAAAAGACAGATTTCTTTCATAAAATGGGGATTGATTCAGTGGTGTGTGCAATTAATACAATTACAGGAATTATTGAACAACAAGCATTTATGGATGAAATGGCTACTGTATTACCTATAGGACAGGGAAATATCAGTATTGCTGAGGTACCAATTTTACAGTCAGCACCAAGTGTAGGAAAGAAAATATGGGAAATTGATTTACCCAAGGAAGTCATTATCGGCTGTATTTTGAGAGGTGAAAGCAGTATGGTTCCAAGAGGAGATACAAGACTTTTATCTGGAGATATTCTCGTTTTAATCTCATCTAAAGAAAATCATATATCAGCAATTAGAGAGTTGACAGGAAGGTGA
- a CDS encoding potassium channel family protein: MKMNNIKDDYQIVIIGCGRLGASIANTLSNKNRNVTIVDINKDSFGKLSPSFSGLLMEGDATDIKVLKKAEINKADVLIAVTDNDNINILIAQMMKSIFNIKEVIARLYDPEKECVYKESHIQTVFPALLSAGEVGRILDKEEDDEK; the protein is encoded by the coding sequence ATGAAAATGAATAATATAAAAGATGACTATCAGATAGTGATAATTGGTTGTGGTAGACTGGGAGCAAGTATTGCCAATACATTATCAAATAAAAACAGAAATGTAACTATTGTAGATATAAACAAGGATTCTTTTGGGAAGCTGTCACCATCTTTTAGCGGCTTGTTAATGGAAGGTGATGCAACAGATATTAAAGTACTAAAAAAAGCAGAAATAAATAAAGCAGATGTTCTAATAGCAGTTACAGATAATGACAATATAAACATTTTAATTGCACAGATGATGAAAAGTATTTTTAATATAAAGGAAGTAATTGCGAGATTATACGATCCTGAGAAGGAATGTGTTTATAAAGAGAGTCATATTCAGACCGTTTTCCCGGCTTTGCTATCGGCAGGTGAAGTTGGTCGTATTCTAGATAAGGAGGAAGACGATGAAAAATAA
- a CDS encoding tetratricopeptide repeat protein encodes MTQQNKNKSESNHQTLCNQVRDLIQSGQYDDCYKVIVEEMKNSPHAPEPHNLLGMLLERRGNHLLAMKHFRVAWNLDPTYLPARLNLNVFGTFFSKGTGAYDESDCPVLEEKNPYTVEYDKNNIGHIVRRNTHENE; translated from the coding sequence ATGACACAACAAAACAAAAATAAAAGTGAATCCAATCATCAAACTTTATGTAATCAAGTAAGAGATTTAATACAAAGTGGTCAATATGATGATTGTTATAAAGTGATTGTAGAGGAAATGAAAAATTCACCTCATGCGCCAGAGCCTCATAATCTTTTAGGGATGCTCTTAGAAAGAAGAGGAAATCATCTTTTAGCCATGAAGCATTTTAGAGTGGCCTGGAATTTAGATCCGACCTATCTGCCTGCAAGGCTTAATCTCAATGTATTCGGAACATTCTTCTCTAAGGGAACTGGTGCTTATGATGAGAGTGATTGCCCTGTTTTGGAAGAGAAGAATCCATACACAGTGGAATATGACAAAAATAATATTGGGCATATAGTAAGGAGGAATACACATGAAAATGAATAA
- a CDS encoding response regulator, whose translation MSNYNETILIVEDDPQIRKFIKYTIEKEGYKLFSAANAQNALNIFVTEKIDLIILDLGLPDYDGVEVIGKVREWSEAPIIVVSARDQDKEKVLALDSGADDYITKPFSAIELLARIRVAIRHLYKKGIKTVQTCFKVGDLMIDFESRLVSIGGEEIHLTPNEYSLLSLLSKNAGKVITTGSILKEIWGMNYGSDTQVLRALMAGLRRKIEKTPAKPRYIITEVGVGYRLVDE comes from the coding sequence ATGAGTAATTACAATGAAACAATTTTAATTGTAGAGGACGATCCTCAGATTCGTAAATTTATAAAATATACAATTGAGAAAGAAGGATACAAATTATTTAGTGCTGCTAATGCTCAAAATGCATTAAATATCTTTGTAACGGAAAAAATTGATTTAATTATTTTAGATTTAGGACTACCAGATTATGACGGAGTTGAAGTGATTGGAAAGGTTCGAGAATGGTCAGAAGCACCAATTATTGTCGTTTCAGCTAGAGATCAAGATAAAGAAAAGGTGCTAGCTCTTGATTCAGGAGCAGATGACTATATTACTAAACCTTTTTCTGCAATAGAGCTATTAGCGAGAATCAGGGTTGCAATTCGGCATTTGTATAAAAAAGGGATTAAGACAGTACAGACATGTTTTAAGGTAGGCGATTTAATGATAGATTTTGAAAGCCGTCTTGTTTCTATCGGAGGGGAGGAAATTCATTTAACACCAAATGAATATAGTTTGCTATCTTTACTATCAAAAAATGCAGGAAAAGTTATTACAACAGGAAGTATATTAAAGGAAATATGGGGTATGAATTATGGGTCTGATACACAAGTTCTTAGGGCTCTAATGGCTGGACTTAGAAGAAAAATTGAGAAAACACCTGCTAAACCAAGATACATAATTACTGAGGTTGGAGTAGGTTATAGATTAGTTGATGAATGA
- a CDS encoding sensor histidine kinase: MIQKKDALNRKIFSLFLVTLFLGIASMIGYLFHRLEFSETNIVIVYILFVLLSARLTSGYSYGIISSIASTFTYNYLFTEPYFTFQVNDPGYIMTFIIMTVTAVITSALTSRVKQNAIESSRKETETRALYQLTNHLTDAIDMHDIAKITAEAISEIFSYKIGFLCFDENGVPEKSFVQQISKDKQIYREVDDVMQIKYRIEELRTAYYMNEEFCDWPIYGRETILGILRIPKEISENLNDSQIKLLHTMLESTALAMDRLMESKQRLKSKEEMVQERYRGNLLRAISHDIRTPLSGIMGTAEILMDMTKEKEEEFELVTAIYKDADWLRSLVENILNLTKLQEGKLILNKQFEALEELIGSAIGHFSRRTLDFEITVDLPEKIILIPVDAKLIMQVLINLIDNAMKHSEVNSEIRIKVIEIESKKEVEVSVIDSGEGITYKDLPNIFQMFYTSNCRITDVKHGIGLGLSICEAIVQAHGGTIKAENRQNNNGAVFSFTLPMEEKTNE; encoded by the coding sequence GTGATTCAGAAAAAAGATGCTTTGAATAGAAAAATATTTTCATTATTTTTAGTAACTTTATTTCTCGGAATAGCTTCTATGATAGGATACCTATTTCACAGATTAGAGTTCTCTGAGACCAACATAGTAATTGTGTATATATTATTTGTATTATTATCAGCTAGATTAACTTCAGGATATTCTTACGGAATTATATCATCTATAGCATCAACGTTTACCTATAATTATCTATTTACAGAACCTTATTTTACATTTCAGGTTAATGATCCAGGATATATTATGACATTCATTATTATGACAGTAACAGCTGTTATTACGAGTGCGTTGACATCCAGAGTGAAGCAAAATGCTATTGAATCATCTAGAAAAGAAACAGAAACCAGAGCTTTATACCAACTTACCAATCATTTAACGGATGCAATCGATATGCACGATATTGCAAAAATCACAGCAGAAGCGATAAGTGAAATCTTTTCTTATAAAATAGGATTTCTTTGCTTTGATGAGAATGGAGTACCTGAAAAATCATTTGTTCAGCAAATTTCAAAAGACAAACAAATTTATAGAGAAGTTGATGATGTCATGCAAATTAAATATAGAATTGAAGAATTGCGAACTGCATACTATATGAATGAGGAATTTTGTGATTGGCCAATCTATGGGAGGGAGACGATACTTGGTATTCTTCGGATTCCGAAAGAAATATCTGAAAATCTAAACGATTCACAGATTAAACTATTGCATACTATGTTAGAAAGTACAGCTCTGGCAATGGATCGTTTAATGGAATCGAAACAACGACTCAAATCAAAAGAGGAGATGGTTCAAGAACGTTATCGTGGGAATTTACTTCGAGCAATTTCTCATGACATCAGAACACCATTATCTGGAATTATGGGTACGGCTGAAATACTGATGGATATGACAAAAGAAAAAGAAGAAGAATTTGAATTAGTAACTGCCATATACAAGGATGCTGATTGGCTACGTTCATTAGTAGAGAATATATTGAATTTGACTAAGTTACAAGAAGGTAAATTGATTCTGAACAAACAGTTTGAGGCTTTGGAAGAATTGATTGGAAGTGCAATTGGACATTTTTCACGAAGAACATTAGATTTTGAAATTACAGTGGATCTGCCTGAAAAGATTATCTTGATACCAGTTGATGCAAAATTGATTATGCAAGTATTAATAAATCTTATAGATAATGCTATGAAACATTCAGAAGTAAATAGTGAAATTCGAATTAAAGTAATAGAAATAGAGTCGAAAAAAGAAGTAGAAGTATCTGTCATTGATAGTGGGGAAGGAATTACATACAAAGATTTACCTAATATATTTCAAATGTTTTACACTTCTAATTGCCGAATTACAGACGTGAAACATGGTATAGGTTTAGGTCTTAGTATATGTGAAGCTATTGTTCAGGCACATGGAGGGACTATAAAGGCTGAGAATAGACAAAATAATAATGGAGCAGTTTTTAGTTTCACCTTGCCAATGGAGGAAAAAACAAATGAGTAA
- a CDS encoding tyrosine-type recombinase/integrase: protein MELITSDSIKYLSRVVNYEIGINFNFHSLRHTHATMLLEAGANIKDIQDRLGHAKLSTTMDTYSHVTKKMKK, encoded by the coding sequence TTGGAATTAATTACTTCAGATAGTATTAAATATCTTAGTAGAGTTGTTAATTATGAAATAGGTATCAACTTTAATTTTCATTCATTAAGGCATACACATGCAACTATGCTTCTAGAAGCTGGAGCAAATATTAAAGATATTCAAGATAGATTAGGACATGCTAAACTCTCTACTACTATGGATACCTATTCACATGTA